Part of the Tolypothrix sp. PCC 7910 genome, GGATATGTCAACGATTTGCTGCGCCTCATATATCTTTATCAAGAGAAGCTACCGGATCCCGATCCAGAAATTGAAGATTTAGTTGATGAAATCGACTTTGAGTATATTACTGAGGATCTCCCTAAATTGCTATCATCAATGGATCAGGGAATTTCTCGCCTCAAAGATATCAGCTTGTCTTTGAGAACCTTTGCCCGTGCTGATATGTCATCTAAGGTAGAGTATCAAATTCATGAAGGCATTGATAGCACCTTAATGTTGCTGAAACATCGCCTCAAAGATAGTGGCGATCGCCCTCGAATTCATACTATCACTCAATACGGTGATTTACCCCCAATCAGTTGCTATCCTGGACAACTGAATCAGGTATTTATGAATATCATTGCTAATGCCATTGATGCCTTTGATGAATACTATCACAACCACTCTCATCAAGCACCGCTAAATGAACAAAATACTCTAACTATTACAACATCAGTTGATCCTCAGCAGCAAAGCGTCACAATTTGCATTCAAGACAATGGCCCTGGTATGCCTATAGAAGTGCAAGCTAGAGTTTTTGAGCCATCATTTACCACCAAACCTGTGGGTAAAGGTACTGGATTAGGTTTAGCTATTAGCTACCAAATTATTGTAGATAAACATGACGGGCAAATTAGATGCTTCTCTATGCCTGGAGAGGGAACTAAATTTATTATTATCCTGCCTATTTAACAGGCTATTAAATAATTTTAAAACCTGATTTTTATATTAATTTTTGAATTACATTAACTCAAATATTAAAATATAAAATTTATTGGTTCTTCATTACTTGTTATGCTAATTCCTTTTATTAAAGCTATTTCATCAATTCCAATTCTTTTTAAGCCAGAAGTTTTTGAATTACCATACTCACCAGATGCATCTTTTAGCATTCTCTCTATTTCTTCTGTCGTGACTATTCCCTTTGATGCTACACTGTGGATATCGTTTTCTAGCACTTCTTGTATTGTTTTTTGCGCTAGCCGCTTTGTATAGGTTCTTTTCTTACTTAACAAATTCTAGGTCTTCTCTACGAGACGCTACGCGAACACTAAAAGGCTTTCTACATTTAGAACATTTGAATTATCGTCTATTGATTTCTAAAAATACTGGTCTCTCCCCTAAAGGTAAATCTTTAACAATGTGTCGATGATTTTGAATGCCAAACATCTCTATTAGTATCCGACGATGCCGTTTGACGAAATCCCCCCATCCACGATACCCGACATATCCACTCATGGTGCCCATTATTACAAACAGCAACACCAACCATAGTCGATGTCTCCGACCATCAGTCGTTCTGAAATCTTCCACTTGCCGCAAATGTTCAATCAGAGAAGCACCCATGATTTTTATCCCTTCAACACTTGCAATTTTACCTGTTTTAGGGAATGAAACAGCCCTGCTCACACAGTACATAAAGAATCGCATTTACTACAGCGAATAATGCTAATTTTCGGGGACGACCACCGGGTTTTGCTTCTGGGAAAAGGTTTGCAATTAATTCCCACTGTTCCCATGACAAATTGCTACGGTATGCTTTACTCATTCGCTCACAAGGTGCTGGTTTCTACAAATCTCAGCATACGCCTTGTGAGCTTTCTTACAACACCCCCCACTTTTAAAACATCCTCTGAGCAATTACATTTAATTTTGCACAACTACTTATCTTTAAATTTCGCCATCCTACTGAGATTATTGCCTAAACAATGCCCAAGCCAAAAACCTTTCGGTGTAATATAACGCTAATTGATTGCTCACACCGTTGAAAACAGCATCAAAAGCGTGTTCCGCCCAAGGTATTTCTAAGAAAACTGCTGTTTCACCAGCTTTGTGTAAAGTTTCATACATCTGCCTACCAAATTTTGCTTGTACGACATGGTCGCGGCTAGCGTAAACCAATAATGTTGGTGGTAAAGGGCGAGTTACGTAATTAATTGGGGAAGCAATTTTATACTCATCAGGTAATTCTTGTGGGGAACCACCAAGAAAAGTCTTGAGAATCGCACGAATATTTAGTGGATCTGGTTGTGGCGGTTGATTATAACCTTCAGTTAAGTTTACAGGGCCGTAGTAACTTACCACAGCACGAATTGGCGGCGCATCTGGTTGATAAGCCGCTAACATAGCGAGGTGTGCGCCCGAAGAACGACCTAAAAGTATCATGTTTTCGGGGTCGGCTTCATATTCTGCAGCATGTTGGCGAATAAAATTGAGTGCTGTACGCACATCATCCAACTGCGCTGGAAACTGATACTTGGGTGCGTGTCGGTAATCAATTGCAAATACTGAGTATCCACGAGCCGCCAAATATTGATTGAATTCATAATTGGCGTGAGGATAACCGGTTTCCCACGCTCCACCATAGATTACCACTAGTGCTGGATATTTCCCTACTTCTGGCGGTTGGTAAACTTCTATTTCTAATACTTCTCCCGCAGGGGTAGCGAATATATCTTTCTTGTGGCGGACTTTTTCTAGTGGAATACCTGTAAAGCTGTTAACTAAAGAAAAAGGCTGAGATTGCATTTTAGCACTTAATTGAGGCGGTATTTGCGTTG contains:
- a CDS encoding response regulator, giving the protein MMTDPLLKPMHILLVDDNPNNLKVLSEAIQGHGWKALMATDGESAIEQTEYAHPDLILLDVMMPGIDGFETCRRLKANPITQNTPIIFMTALSDTTDKVKGLEIGAVDYITKPFQQEEVIARLKLHLKISYLTRTLEQRVQERTAELTKSLQKLQQTQLQLIQSEKMSTLGQLVAGIGHEINNPVGFLDGNTSHIKGYVNDLLRLIYLYQEKLPDPDPEIEDLVDEIDFEYITEDLPKLLSSMDQGISRLKDISLSLRTFARADMSSKVEYQIHEGIDSTLMLLKHRLKDSGDRPRIHTITQYGDLPPISCYPGQLNQVFMNIIANAIDAFDEYYHNHSHQAPLNEQNTLTITTSVDPQQQSVTICIQDNGPGMPIEVQARVFEPSFTTKPVGKGTGLGLAISYQIIVDKHDGQIRCFSMPGEGTKFIIILPI
- a CDS encoding transposase family protein, whose amino-acid sequence is MRFFMYCVSRAVSFPKTGKIASVEGIKIMGASLIEHLRQVEDFRTTDGRRHRLWLVLLFVIMGTMSGYVGYRGWGDFVKRHRRILIEMFGIQNHRHIVKDLPLGERPVFLEINRR
- a CDS encoding alpha/beta hydrolase; amino-acid sequence: MFSTYQIILPWLAIILSITSLFLSSWIRIPAPHVLLLPLGVGAPEISPWLFILNLLSLLAAILYIHQPQIQIFASIFSLIGLILCSSVLIKIAPTQVQMAVAIKKGLGENYSTQIPPQLSAKMQSQPFSLVNSFTGIPLEKVRHKKDIFATPAGEVLEIEVYQPPEVGKYPALVVIYGGAWETGYPHANYEFNQYLAARGYSVFAIDYRHAPKYQFPAQLDDVRTALNFIRQHAAEYEADPENMILLGRSSGAHLAMLAAYQPDAPPIRAVVSYYGPVNLTEGYNQPPQPDPLNIRAILKTFLGGSPQELPDEYKIASPINYVTRPLPPTLLVYASRDHVVQAKFGRQMYETLHKAGETAVFLEIPWAEHAFDAVFNGVSNQLALYYTERFLAWALFRQ